In Longimicrobiales bacterium, the DNA window CAGCCGCCGCCTCGATGGATCGCTTCATCCGACCTCCGCGTCGGTCATGGCCTCGATGCGCGCGCGGTCCAGCACGATCAGGCGCGGCACGGCGGTGTCCTCGAGCAGCCATAGGCAACCGCCCGACCTGCAGCCGATCAGGCCTTCCATCGGCGCGACCGCAAAATCTGCCGAGCCGGGAGCGGCAGCCTGAAGGACGAGCGAATCTGCAGCGAACGGACGCAGCAGCATGATCCGATCGTCCGCCACAAATCGCTCGACATACACGGGAAGTGTTTCCGGCCAGCGAATGTTCATGCCCGCCACCCGTGCCGAACGCAGTCTGTCTTCCAGACCGGGTGGTGGATCGGCCGAATAGAGGGCCGCGACGGCAGGGCACGTCTCACTCGCACCGGGGCGGCTTCCGCCATCGGTGATCTTCCAGATGCAGTTCATCTCGCCGCCGCCGAACACATGCACGCCGGTGGAGCCGGTGGTGAGCAGTGACCGGACACCGAACACACTGCCGAGGGATCCATCGATCGTATAGCGCGGCGCCGTGACCACGACCTCCCAGGTGGTCGTATCGCTCGACCACGCGAGCACGGCTTTCATCGTGTCGGTTGCAACGCCCCGCTGCAGGCAACCGCCGTGCACGAACAGACCGCCAGCGCTCGCTGCAATCGCCGGGAGCATCATGGCGCACGGCAGGGACAGCGGTCTGCTCTCCAGGAACGCGCCGGCCCGGTCGAAGAACTGGAGCCGCGCTCCATCCACGACCACGATCCCGCTGCCGGAAAGTGCGAGCCCCGTCGGACGCTGAAGCTCACCCGGTCCGGGGCCCGGTCGCCCGATATGCCCGGCCAGGCGCAGTCCATCCGCATCGCGATGAATGACGGCGATGCGGCCGGTGGCGTCGAGCAGGTACAGCGTGTCGCCTGCAATCTCGAAGTCCCGGACCAGCCCGATGTCGTCACCGTGCAGGGCCACGGACTCGAGGCGCGGCACGTCCGCCGCCGGGGCATACTCGATCCCGGAGCCAGGCCCCGCGCCGGCTGCTCCGCATCCGAAGGTCAGGCCGAGCAGCCCGGCCGGCAGGAGCCATCCGCGGCAGGCGTGAATCAGCGAAACGACCGTACTGCGCATACGCATCACAACCTCCTGACTGAGAACAGACTGAGACGGGTGAGCCGGCGAGGATCGGGATGGAGCCGGCTTCAGTCGGGGCTGCCTTCGTTGTATGCGTTCTTGATATCACCGGCGATGTATGCGCTGCAGAGCGCCACCTTCAGCTCCCAGTCCAGATCGCACAGCTTGCGGTTGAACCAGCTGGTCGTCTCCATCAGACACTCGTTGTATTCGGCAAACGACTCGTCCACACATTGCTTCCAGCTCTTCGCGCCGTACGCCTCACGCGGCGCGAGGAGGAACAGTGCGCCCAGCAGACCGACCGAGGCGAGCACCCACCGCATGCGTGTGCCGCCTCCCGGAACTTCCCCTCGTCGAGACATTTCGTACCTCCGATGTGAGTTGAATGCGCGCGGAGCGCGCTGTGACCGCTGCGAACGTCGTCCCGATCCTCGCGCGGCGGTCACGATCCGGAGGCACGCGTCAAGCCGTCTCGTCGACGGCTCCAACTGCTTGAAAATCAATCACGTCCGTTATGTGGAATTCGAGCGGGTGAGCGGTTTCGGCCAGAACTGACGGGTAGGGGCACGGAACCGGTCACCGGCGCATTCCACTATGCACTCCGCAGCGGCACACTGGAATGGTTGTATGGGACAGGATCGGCGGTGGGAAGAGGTGAGAACGGCGGTGTCAGGTTGTCATGGGCAATGGGCAGAGGCAGGGGCATGTGGAAGGCGCACGCACACGTTTACGGGCACGGGCAGAGGCACCCGACCTTCCTTCTCGTGAGTCACCTTCCCGACTGCTTCCGGGGCAGGTTCGCTGCGCGGAGGACGGTGGCACGGGCACACTTTCGAGAGTGCCCGTGCCTCTGCCCGTAAACGTGTGCGTGCGCCTTCCACATGCCCGTGCACGTTCCCACGCCCATGACCACCTGACACCGCCGTTCTACGACGCAGCGGTTGCAGGGGCGCGCCGGCAACGCGTCGTCCGTCCGCGCGTTCAGTTCCCCGCGCGCGGCGAAGCTGCAGCGCCCGGCTGGCACGGCGGCCAGGGGATCTGACCCATATTGCGCTTCTCGCGCGAGACACGATCGGGGTGCTCGGATGCGAGGTAGACGAGCATCGCGGCGAGAGTGGCGTTGCTGCGTATATCCTCCTCGACGAGCTTGTCGAACGTATCGCGGTTGGTGTGCCACGTGGACGTGCCGTAATCCCAGCCGAGCGCGCTCAGGTTGAATGCGGGTGCGCCGGCGCAGACGAACGAGACGTGGTCGGTGCCGCCGGTGCCGGGCGTGCCCGGGATCTGGAGATCGATCTGACCGGAGAGCTGGCTGGGCAGCCGCGCGAACCACGAGCCGAACGCAGCAGCGGCATCGACGAAACCGGACATCGAGATATTCTGGACGCGACCCGTGCCGTTGTCCTGGTTGAAGACGGCCTGAATGCCGTCGACGATCTCGGGGTGCATGGCGACGAAACGGCGAGAGCCATTGAGCCCCTGCTCCTCGCCGCCCCAGAGCGCGATGACGATCGTGCGCCGCGGGTTCGGATAGGCCTGACGCAGAATGCGCATGGTCTCGAGCATCATGGATGAGCCCGTGCCGTTATCCGTGGCGCCGGATCCGCCGTCCCACGAATCGAAGTGCGCCGACAGCAGTACGTACTCGTTGGGGAGCTCCGAGCCGCGCACCATGCCCACGACATTGTGCACGGGCACCTCGCCCAGATCCTCCGCCTCGGCGGTGATGCGGACGACGGGCCCCTGGTTGTTGGCGGCGAGGCGGTAGACGAGGCCGTAGTCCTCACAGCTGAGATCGACCGTCGGCGTGCGCGTGGTCGTGGTGCCGAAGATCTTGTTCACGCCCAGGTCGTTCGACCAGTTGGATTCGAGAATCGCGACCGCGCCGGCGTCCTCGAGACGGTTGCGCAGGTTGCGCGGCTTGTTGGCTGAGAATGCCTGCTGCGCGGCGCGGCGCTCCTGCGCCAGCTTTTCCGCGGCGTTGGCCGGGCCGGGGTCGCCCTGCGGGGGCCCACCGCCGCCGAAACGACGTCCGCCGAAGTTGTACGTCTGGCCATACTCCTCGTAGTGACGCATCGGGCGGCAGGTCGGCTGCGGGAACGCGGAAGCGACGATCTTCCCGCTGACGGACGGCAGCCAGGCCTCGAACGCGGCCTCCGAGTCGAACGACGGTACGGCGATGACCTGCGCCTCCACGGGACGTCCGTTCGTGCCCGGGCTCCAGGCGAGCATCGTCCCCTCGAGCGTGCGGACGCGCGGGCTGACCAGGTCGATATGCGAGATCCCGCGACGCCAGCCGTTCCAGGTGCCGTACTGCTCCTTCCGTGCATCGACGCCCCAGCTGCTGAGGGTCTTCACGGCCCAGTCCGTCGCGTTGTCATAGCCGGGGGTGCCGGTCAGGCGCGGACCGATCGAGTCGAGCAGGGTCTGTGCAATGTCCATGACGCGGGAGTCGTTCATACCGACTTCCCAGATCTGCCGGAGTACGGGGTCCTCGACGGCCCAGGTCTGGCCGAGCGCGGGGGTCGCGCCGGCAAAGACCGCAGCGGCCGCGGCGAGCGAGAGTGTGCTGCGTCGCATTGGGATGACCTCTTCGTGGCTGAATGAACGGGGTATGTCTGGATGGACGCCCCGAATGAATGTTTTGTTGAATCAGGCACGGGACAAGGGCGGGCCGGGTCTCCGATGCGCGTGAACGGCGGTGTCAGGTTGTCATGGGCAATGGGCAGAGGCAGGGGCATGTGGAAGGCGCACGCACACGTGTACGGGCACGGGCAGAGGCAGCCAACCTTCCTTCTCGTGAGTCACCTTCCCGGATTAGTTCCGGGGGAATGGTCCGCGGCGCGGAGGAATGAGGCAGGGACGGCCCTGGTGGCATGCTGCCCGTGCCTCTGCCCGTACACGTGTGCGTGCGCCTTCCACATGCCCGTGCACGTTCCCACGCCCATGACAACCTGACACCGCCGTTCCAGGCCCTGTAAAACCAGAGTCAAGGCGGCTCAGGGCACGATCGACGGTGTCCCCAGTGAGACCAGGTTGGCGAGCAGTCGATACGCGCCCGGCACAGCCTCGGGCAGCTGGCGGAACAGCGCGAGCCCGGTATAGACGTACCAGCCGTCGCCGAGACGCGCGGCGACAATCGACCCCGTCTGCGGCGGCTCGTCCGGATCGGCCATCGAGAGCAGGGCGTCGTACGGCTCATCGAACGTGTCGAGGAAGTACAGGCCGCGCTCCTGGACCCAGCCATCGAAATCGGCGGGCGTGATCCGGTTCGGCGATCTCATCAGCGGGTGACCGGGCGCGATCACGGTGACCGCGGCGCTCTCGTCGGTGACGCGGCCGTGGGGGCGCGACATGGTCGCGGCGAACGGCATGAACCCGCCGTCGACCAGCTCGTACTTGTTGTACTGCACGATGAAAGTGCCGCCAGCGCGGGCGTACTGGAGCAGCCGGTCGTTGTGCGCGACGAGGTCGGGCCGCACCTCGTAGGCGCGGATGCCGGCGACAATGGCGTCATAGACGGACAGATCGGCGCCGGCGAGTGCGGCCGCATCGAGCGGCTCGACTTCAGCGCCCAGCTGCCTGAGTGCATCCGCGCCATCGTCGCCCGCGCCTTCGATGTAGCCAACGCGCAGGTCGGGTGCGATGCTCACCTCGAACACGGTCGCGCGCACGACCGCATCCCGGTAGAGGGGATGCGGACGGATGTGCGGGTAATCGATGAGCGTGTAGCCATCGTCGTACACGCGGCCGCCGCTCTCGAACGACGCGCGCAGAACGGCCTCGCCGGAGGCCGCAGCGGGGGGCGTGACGGCGAACTGGAGCGAGCGCGTCTCGCCCGCACCCAGCGTGAGTGCGGCGCTCGCGGGTGCGATGCTCCAGCCGCGAGGTGCGCGCAGCGAGACGGTGCCGTCCATGCCATCCCGTGCGGCACTGACGGTGACGGCAACGGAACGCGGCGCAGCGGCGCCTGCGGGGATGGCCGCAACGCGCGGCTCGACGGCCACGGTAGCCGCGGGCACGACGAGGAGCGGACGTCGCAGCTCGCCCACCGCCTTGTCGATGACCGCGAATTCCGCCGCCCGCCGCAGGCGCGC includes these proteins:
- a CDS encoding M20/M25/M40 family metallo-hydrolase; translated protein: MRRSTLSLAAAAAVFAGATPALGQTWAVEDPVLRQIWEVGMNDSRVMDIAQTLLDSIGPRLTGTPGYDNATDWAVKTLSSWGVDARKEQYGTWNGWRRGISHIDLVSPRVRTLEGTMLAWSPGTNGRPVEAQVIAVPSFDSEAAFEAWLPSVSGKIVASAFPQPTCRPMRHYEEYGQTYNFGGRRFGGGGPPQGDPGPANAAEKLAQERRAAQQAFSANKPRNLRNRLEDAGAVAILESNWSNDLGVNKIFGTTTTRTPTVDLSCEDYGLVYRLAANNQGPVVRITAEAEDLGEVPVHNVVGMVRGSELPNEYVLLSAHFDSWDGGSGATDNGTGSSMMLETMRILRQAYPNPRRTIVIALWGGEEQGLNGSRRFVAMHPEIVDGIQAVFNQDNGTGRVQNISMSGFVDAAAAFGSWFARLPSQLSGQIDLQIPGTPGTGGTDHVSFVCAGAPAFNLSALGWDYGTSTWHTNRDTFDKLVEEDIRSNATLAAMLVYLASEHPDRVSREKRNMGQIPWPPCQPGAAASPRAGN